In Thalassotalea sp. Sam97, a single window of DNA contains:
- a CDS encoding electron transfer flavoprotein subunit alpha/FixB family protein, which yields MSILVIAEHDNVSLKSESLKTIAAAAAIGDSIDLLVAGYNCNDVAEQAAKAAGVNKVLVADDVAYEHQLAENISLLVTDIASDYSHILTPASTTGKNFMPRVAALLDVAQISDIIAVESADTFVRPIYAGNAIATVQSHDSTKVITVRATAFDAVELTGNAELVTLAIAKDAGISSFVGAELTESERPDLGAASVVISGGRGMQNGENFQLLDGIADKLGAAIGASRAAVDAGFVPNDMQVGQTGKIVAPDLYIAVGISGAIQHLAGMKDSKVIVAINKDEEAPIFQVADYGLVADLFDALPELEKAL from the coding sequence ATGTCTATTCTAGTTATTGCTGAACACGATAATGTAAGCTTAAAATCTGAGAGCTTAAAAACCATCGCTGCGGCAGCTGCGATTGGTGATTCTATTGATCTACTGGTCGCTGGTTACAACTGTAACGATGTTGCAGAGCAAGCAGCCAAAGCAGCTGGTGTTAACAAAGTACTTGTTGCAGATGATGTCGCTTACGAACATCAGTTAGCTGAAAATATCTCTTTGTTAGTGACCGACATTGCGTCAGATTATTCACACATTTTAACGCCTGCTTCAACCACGGGTAAAAACTTTATGCCACGTGTTGCCGCGTTATTAGATGTTGCGCAAATTTCAGACATCATCGCTGTAGAAAGTGCAGACACTTTTGTTCGCCCTATCTATGCAGGTAATGCGATCGCAACAGTACAATCACACGATAGCACTAAAGTTATCACGGTTCGCGCAACAGCATTTGATGCGGTTGAACTAACCGGTAACGCTGAGCTGGTTACGTTAGCTATCGCCAAAGACGCTGGTATTTCAAGCTTCGTTGGTGCAGAGCTTACCGAGTCAGAACGTCCGGATTTAGGCGCTGCAAGCGTGGTTATCTCTGGTGGTCGCGGTATGCAAAATGGCGAAAACTTCCAATTACTAGATGGCATTGCCGATAAGCTTGGCGCAGCGATTGGCGCGTCTCGAGCCGCTGTTGATGCTGGCTTTGTACCAAACGACATGCAAGTTGGCCAAACGGGTAAAATCGTTGCCCCAGACTTATACATTGCTGTTGGTATTTCTGGTGCTATTCAACACTTGGCAGGTATGAAAGACTCAAAAGTCATTGTTGCTATCAACAAAGATGAAGAAGCACCTATTTTCCAAGTTGCTGATTATGGTTTAGTTGCCGATTTATTTGACGCACTTCCTGAGTTGGAAAAAGCACTATAA
- a CDS encoding electron transfer flavoprotein subunit beta/FixA family protein codes for MKVLVPIKRVIDYNVKVRVKSDNSNVDLTNVKMAINPFCEIAVEEAVRLKEAGTASEVIAVSIGDKSCQEQLRTALALGADRAIQIDTDANLDALNVAKLLQKIVEEEQPDIVLLGKQSIDSDNNQTGQMLGALTGMPQGTFASKVTVDGDKVAVTREIDGGLQTVSLSLPAIITTDLRLNEPRYASLPNIMKAKRKPLDVKSAADFGIDLSPRATLLKVTPPAERQAGIIVDSVAELVEKLKTEAKVI; via the coding sequence ATGAAAGTACTTGTACCTATCAAGCGCGTCATCGACTATAACGTCAAAGTACGTGTAAAGTCAGATAATTCAAATGTTGATCTGACCAATGTCAAGATGGCCATCAACCCATTTTGTGAAATTGCCGTTGAAGAAGCGGTTCGCTTAAAAGAAGCAGGCACCGCAAGCGAAGTAATTGCCGTATCTATTGGTGATAAGAGCTGTCAAGAACAGCTACGCACTGCACTAGCGCTGGGTGCTGATCGTGCCATTCAAATCGATACAGATGCCAACTTAGATGCACTTAATGTCGCTAAGCTATTGCAAAAGATCGTCGAAGAAGAGCAACCAGACATTGTCTTACTAGGTAAGCAATCTATCGATTCAGACAACAATCAAACAGGTCAAATGCTAGGTGCATTAACGGGCATGCCACAAGGTACCTTCGCATCTAAGGTTACCGTTGACGGTGACAAAGTTGCCGTTACTCGTGAAATTGATGGTGGTCTACAAACCGTATCACTGTCTTTACCTGCTATCATCACCACCGATCTTCGCTTAAACGAACCTCGTTACGCATCACTGCCAAATATCATGAAGGCAAAGCGCAAGCCACTAGATGTTAAGAGTGCTGCTGATTTTGGCATCGATTTAAGCCCACGCGCGACGTTACTTAAAGTGACCCCGCCAGCAGAGCGCCAAGCAGGCATCATTGTTGATAGCGTAGCCGAGTTGGTAGAAAAACTTAAAACTGAAGCGAAGGTGATCTAA
- a CDS encoding electron transfer flavoprotein-ubiquinone oxidoreductase, translating into MEFDVVIVGAGPSGLSTACKLMQLAQQNEQELMVCVVEKGSEVGAHILSGAVFEPRAMNELFPNWQELGAPLTTQVTGDDIYLLKDADAATKLPNALVPKTMHNDGNYIVSMGNVCRWLAEQAESLGVEIFPGFPAQEVIIEDGKVAGVITGDMGLDKDGQPKDSYMPGMELRAKYTVFSEGCRGHLGKQLINSFELDKDSSPQHYGLGFKEIWDIDPEKHQEGLVVHTAGWPLDKDTTGGGYLYHAENNQVFVGLIIDLNYSNPHLSPFDEFQRLKHHPKFAQYLEGGKRVSYGARAIAKGGFNSLPKMTMPGGLLVGCDAGTINFAKIKGNHTAMKSGMIAAESVFEALASGCEGGQELTSFTSKFKQSWLYDELYRTRNFGPAIHKLGTIMGGAYNTLDQNFFAGKLPFNFRDESHDYAQLKPASECAKIDYPKPDGVLSFDKLSSVFLSNTNHEEEQPCHLKLLDTEIPIKVNLDKWDEPAQRYCPAGVYEVTEDEQGEQQFVINAQNCVHCKTCDIKDPSQNITWVTPEGTGGPNYPNM; encoded by the coding sequence ATGGAATTCGATGTTGTCATTGTTGGCGCCGGTCCATCGGGCTTATCGACAGCATGTAAGTTAATGCAATTAGCTCAGCAAAATGAACAAGAGTTAATGGTTTGTGTGGTTGAAAAAGGCTCTGAAGTTGGAGCTCATATCTTGTCGGGTGCGGTTTTTGAACCGCGTGCCATGAATGAATTATTTCCAAATTGGCAAGAACTTGGCGCACCACTAACGACGCAAGTGACGGGCGATGATATTTATTTATTAAAAGATGCCGATGCGGCAACGAAGCTGCCTAACGCGTTGGTGCCGAAAACCATGCACAATGATGGTAATTATATTGTTTCTATGGGCAATGTGTGTCGTTGGTTAGCAGAGCAAGCTGAAAGCTTGGGCGTTGAAATTTTTCCAGGCTTTCCTGCCCAAGAAGTCATTATTGAAGACGGTAAAGTTGCTGGTGTGATCACCGGCGATATGGGGCTTGATAAAGATGGCCAACCAAAAGATTCATATATGCCAGGTATGGAGCTGCGCGCGAAATATACTGTTTTTTCCGAAGGTTGTCGTGGCCATTTAGGTAAGCAATTAATCAACTCATTTGAGCTTGATAAAGACAGCTCGCCACAACACTATGGCCTAGGTTTTAAGGAAATTTGGGACATTGATCCCGAAAAACACCAAGAAGGCTTAGTGGTTCACACGGCTGGCTGGCCGTTAGATAAAGATACGACTGGTGGTGGTTATCTATATCATGCTGAAAATAATCAAGTGTTTGTGGGTTTAATCATTGACTTAAATTACTCAAATCCTCACCTTAGCCCATTTGATGAATTCCAGCGTTTGAAGCATCACCCTAAATTTGCTCAATATCTTGAAGGTGGTAAGCGTGTCTCTTATGGTGCACGAGCTATTGCCAAAGGTGGCTTTAATTCACTGCCTAAAATGACTATGCCAGGTGGTCTATTAGTCGGCTGTGATGCCGGTACCATCAATTTCGCTAAAATTAAAGGCAATCACACGGCGATGAAGTCGGGCATGATTGCCGCAGAATCTGTGTTTGAAGCACTCGCTTCAGGTTGTGAAGGTGGTCAAGAGCTGACTTCCTTTACCAGCAAATTTAAACAGTCTTGGTTATATGATGAGTTGTATCGTACCCGTAATTTCGGGCCAGCGATTCATAAATTAGGCACGATTATGGGCGGGGCATACAATACCTTAGATCAAAACTTCTTTGCAGGTAAGTTACCGTTTAATTTCCGTGATGAGAGTCATGATTACGCCCAACTTAAGCCTGCCAGTGAATGTGCAAAAATTGATTACCCTAAACCAGATGGCGTGTTGAGCTTTGATAAATTGAGCAGTGTATTTCTATCGAATACCAACCATGAAGAAGAGCAACCGTGTCATTTAAAACTTCTTGATACTGAAATCCCAATTAAAGTGAACCTTGATAAATGGGATGAACCGGCACAGCGTTACTGTCCGGCCGGTGTCTATGAAGTTACTGAAGATGAACAGGGTGAGCAGCAGTTTGTGATTAATGCACAAAACTGCGTGCACTGTAAAACATGTGATATTAAAGACCCAAGTCAAAATATTACATGGGTAACGCCTGAGGGTACCGGTGGTCCGAATTACCCGAATATGTAA
- the pdxH gene encoding pyridoxamine 5'-phosphate oxidase, translating to MTFLQKLRLIFTFGQGVALPLPEISDEQDPIEFFKHWFEEANDSGILLPEAMSVSTCSADGQPSSRMVLLKDFDQQGFVFYTNYGSRKSQDLAENQKVALLFHWSVLQRQVRIEGVVEKVDRDKSEAYFHSRDRGSQIGAWASKQSQRLNSRDELKQREQQFKEQFSAQEVPLPEFWGGFRIRPQYMEFWQGRANRLHDRVCFQKQDDAWQHFNLYP from the coding sequence ATGACATTTTTACAAAAGCTCCGCTTAATTTTTACCTTTGGTCAAGGTGTTGCCCTCCCCCTACCTGAAATTAGCGACGAGCAAGACCCAATAGAGTTTTTTAAGCATTGGTTTGAAGAAGCAAATGATTCAGGTATTTTGCTGCCTGAGGCTATGTCAGTAAGTACCTGTTCGGCCGATGGGCAGCCATCGTCACGTATGGTGTTGTTAAAAGACTTCGACCAGCAAGGGTTTGTTTTTTACACTAATTATGGCAGTAGAAAGTCGCAAGATTTAGCCGAAAATCAAAAGGTGGCGCTGCTATTTCACTGGAGCGTGCTACAGCGTCAAGTCCGTATTGAGGGTGTTGTTGAAAAAGTCGACCGTGACAAATCAGAGGCTTATTTTCATAGTCGCGATCGAGGCAGTCAAATTGGTGCCTGGGCGTCAAAGCAAAGTCAACGACTAAACAGCCGAGACGAATTAAAACAGCGCGAGCAACAATTTAAAGAACAGTTTTCAGCCCAAGAAGTGCCACTACCCGAGTTTTGGGGAGGCTTTCGTATTCGTCCTCAATACATGGAGTTTTGGCAAGGGCGCGCCAATCGTTTACACGACAGAGTCTGTTTTCAAAAACAAGACGATGCATGGCAACATTTTAATTTATACCCTTAA
- a CDS encoding M16 family metallopeptidase, with protein sequence MRFLKPTLVGLSVSLAIGLTGCTATAEQATTAAATQSSVSPLTYVRSVEGIEEYTLENGLKVLLYPDAAQPKTLVNITYRVGSVHENYGETGMAHLLEHMLFKGSTNYPSIDTEFKKRGMATNATTWLDRTNYFEVFDANEDSLAWALGMEADRMVNATFTEQQLQSEMTVVRNEMERNENNAIRMLLARMSSLAYLWHNYGNSTIGARSDVENFPFQRLREFYKTHYRPDNAVLTVAGRFDKQKTIALIEKQFGAIAKPEQPIQALYTVEPTQDGEREVNLRRVGDLPYVGLAYHIPSGLHPDAAAIQVLEEIMGDYTRGRLQKSLVESGVASMAFNMSFMLKDSSQYFLIAQGEKGKDTAAIENALIELIENIKTQPISEEEVKLAKLKLAKQAEQAMRDVTKVGMQLSEYIAKGDYRHAFYFRDLIEKVTPEQVQAVAEKYFVASNRTLGRFIPTDKPVRAEIPAAPNLDNVLKDYKGKEVAAQGEIYDNTVSNIKARLVQKQWPVGTKVNVYPKKLRGDEVVISMHFPAGSAQSLHNQGTAIGFVGNLLKLGNERYTKEQIATRLDQLKSSINIGTSAGETNISITTDKQNMAETVTFLGELLATPTFPEKELEVLQRSAIAGIEAQRNDPRSIAANMYRKTLYNYPAGHPKAYLDLDQQIVNTKAVTSEQLQSLFKSHFNVNNGHITVVGDVDADAVSNQLESVLAGYVNDTPWQKMPTDLKNVAGTMLKTETPDKANAQLFVINPLNMTRQDDDYVALQIANTIFGGDPFTSRIGARIRVKEGYSYSVGAGMQLDMVDPQGIFYAIAIAAPENMDAVITAYKEEVAKVVADGFTDEELERAVQGFIANRKRAWASDKAIAGVINDASFTGTDLDYYDAQIAKVKTLTKQEVQRVFVQYIGNMDFNYFVAGDFAKVKANSN encoded by the coding sequence ATGAGATTTTTAAAACCAACCCTTGTTGGTCTTTCGGTTTCTTTAGCGATTGGCTTAACTGGTTGTACAGCAACCGCAGAGCAAGCAACAACGGCGGCGGCAACTCAATCATCGGTGAGCCCGCTAACGTATGTACGAAGCGTAGAGGGTATTGAAGAATACACTTTAGAAAATGGCTTAAAAGTGTTGCTCTATCCCGATGCGGCACAACCAAAAACCTTAGTAAACATAACCTACCGCGTTGGCTCCGTACATGAAAATTACGGTGAAACCGGTATGGCGCATTTGTTAGAGCACATGTTGTTTAAAGGTTCAACTAACTACCCAAGCATTGATACAGAATTTAAAAAGCGTGGTATGGCGACTAACGCCACAACTTGGTTAGATCGCACCAACTATTTTGAAGTGTTTGACGCGAATGAAGACTCACTGGCTTGGGCACTAGGTATGGAAGCCGACCGCATGGTCAATGCAACCTTTACGGAACAACAGCTGCAAAGCGAAATGACTGTTGTGCGCAACGAGATGGAACGCAACGAAAACAACGCCATCCGCATGTTATTAGCGCGTATGTCATCGTTAGCATACCTTTGGCATAACTATGGTAACTCAACGATAGGAGCTCGCTCTGATGTTGAAAACTTCCCATTTCAACGCCTACGCGAGTTTTATAAAACCCACTATCGTCCCGATAACGCTGTGCTAACGGTTGCCGGTCGATTTGATAAACAAAAGACCATTGCTCTCATCGAGAAACAGTTCGGCGCCATTGCTAAGCCGGAACAACCGATCCAAGCCTTGTACACGGTTGAGCCTACGCAAGATGGCGAACGCGAAGTCAATTTGCGCCGCGTTGGCGACTTACCATATGTTGGTTTAGCGTATCATATTCCAAGTGGTTTACACCCCGATGCAGCGGCTATTCAGGTGCTTGAAGAAATCATGGGTGATTATACTCGTGGCCGTTTACAAAAGAGTTTAGTTGAATCCGGTGTTGCCAGTATGGCATTTAATATGAGCTTTATGCTTAAAGACAGTTCTCAGTACTTCTTAATAGCACAGGGTGAAAAAGGCAAAGATACTGCGGCGATTGAAAACGCTTTGATCGAGCTTATTGAAAATATTAAAACGCAGCCGATCAGCGAAGAAGAAGTTAAGCTAGCTAAATTGAAATTAGCGAAACAAGCAGAGCAAGCGATGCGTGATGTTACCAAAGTGGGCATGCAGTTATCTGAATATATCGCTAAAGGTGATTATCGCCACGCATTTTACTTTAGAGATCTCATTGAAAAGGTAACACCAGAGCAAGTGCAAGCGGTCGCTGAAAAATATTTTGTTGCGAGTAACCGCACGTTAGGTCGTTTCATTCCTACCGATAAGCCTGTACGAGCTGAAATTCCGGCTGCTCCAAACCTTGATAATGTGTTAAAAGATTACAAAGGTAAAGAGGTTGCTGCACAAGGTGAAATTTACGACAACACGGTAAGTAATATTAAAGCCCGCTTGGTGCAAAAGCAGTGGCCGGTTGGTACCAAAGTGAATGTTTACCCGAAAAAATTACGTGGAGATGAGGTCGTAATTTCAATGCATTTTCCAGCAGGAAGCGCGCAAAGCTTGCATAACCAAGGTACTGCGATTGGTTTTGTTGGCAATTTGCTGAAATTAGGTAACGAACGTTATACAAAAGAGCAGATCGCGACACGTCTAGATCAGCTAAAAAGTTCAATTAATATTGGTACGTCAGCAGGTGAAACGAATATATCTATTACCACTGATAAGCAAAATATGGCAGAAACCGTAACGTTTTTAGGTGAATTACTGGCAACACCAACCTTTCCTGAAAAAGAGCTTGAAGTATTGCAACGTTCAGCGATTGCCGGCATTGAGGCGCAGCGTAATGATCCGCGTTCAATCGCTGCCAACATGTATCGTAAAACGTTATATAACTATCCTGCAGGACACCCTAAGGCGTATCTTGATTTAGACCAGCAAATCGTTAACACCAAAGCGGTGACGAGTGAGCAGTTACAGTCGTTGTTTAAATCACACTTTAACGTTAATAATGGTCATATTACTGTTGTTGGTGATGTTGATGCTGATGCGGTATCAAATCAACTTGAATCGGTATTAGCGGGTTATGTTAATGATACTCCATGGCAAAAAATGCCAACCGATTTAAAAAACGTTGCAGGCACCATGCTGAAGACGGAAACGCCTGACAAAGCTAATGCTCAGTTGTTTGTCATTAATCCGCTGAACATGACTCGCCAGGATGATGATTATGTTGCACTACAAATAGCCAATACCATATTCGGTGGTGATCCGTTTACGTCGCGCATTGGCGCACGAATTCGTGTAAAAGAGGGCTACAGCTACTCGGTAGGGGCAGGCATGCAACTTGATATGGTTGACCCGCAGGGTATTTTCTATGCGATCGCTATCGCTGCACCAGAAAACATGGATGCGGTTATTACCGCGTATAAAGAAGAAGTCGCAAAAGTGGTTGCGGATGGTTTTACGGATGAAGAGCTAGAGCGAGCAGTACAAGGCTTTATTGCTAATCGTAAACGAGCGTGGGCAAGTGATAAGGCGATTGCAGGCGTGATTAACGATGCCAGCTTCACTGGTACCGATCTTGACTATTACGATGCGCAAATCGCAAAAGTAAAGACCTTAACGAAACAAGAGGTTCAACGTGTATTTGTACAATACATTGGCAATATGGACTTTAACTATTTTGTTGCAGGTGACTTTGCTAAGGTAAAAGCTAATAGTAATTAA
- a CDS encoding EAL domain-containing protein translates to MTTLFSSIRSRIYFFFVLLLIAVQSVSFLTSYYSNKQRTEQQLATHLNNAEQILKEKLDSRSYYLTAFTEISATDSSLIEQFELENNNITLPLNNHRKRIDADIALAIDINAKVIGHLQVKDSNKEIKRVETGELINLQFSQTDWLMDHPIEVLYADSNTIYQMVISPVQQQYETIGHIALGYSINTALANELAGLSNFHVGFALETNKQWQWIAHSDSMTDTTESTLTVSPFNSNHSDNLIGKKLPLGSIDDNQVNATFFQSRSNLIGAIRQDSFNIFVLITITLAISMLGAYSIANGITRPIRSLVTIANKIAKGKYAPAVTSEVGTTSELTLLAEQFSMMQDAIKEREKEITSQAFRDMLSGLPNRSQFYRDVNDLKQPFLLCQVNLRRLSEINDTLGHEVGDEVILEVAQRLQKLEKPLYHTSGNSFLVRFDSHSIDDIKTSIDAISQEMEPIFVYQNISIHLQANIGVTLSDGWTHANQVLKEVDSAMQLAKRNNVIYQVYDRQIDLNTLDRLQLVNRLRGAIENDEFVLFYQPKLNLADNSVQEVEALVRWNHPVNGLITPDSFIQIADQTGQMSALSKWVLNEAIKQHKRWRDDGIDLKVAINISPENLLDDEFCHYLINTLSEDSQIIDALTFEITEDAFVDNNSKAIDNLLMLRQHGVNLSIDDFGTGYSSLAQLKNLPVQELKIDRAFIQHLVHQPEDQLIADSTIKLSHQLGLVVVAEGVENRQTLDWLREQNCEKAQGYFISRPLSSDNLEKWLAKTEYKVKQRVDKTTKKVNAKATPKQQTTTE, encoded by the coding sequence ATGACCACTCTATTTTCGAGCATTCGTAGCCGTATTTATTTCTTTTTTGTATTGCTTCTTATTGCTGTTCAATCGGTTTCTTTCCTAACCTCATACTATTCTAATAAACAAAGAACGGAACAACAGCTCGCAACTCACCTAAATAATGCCGAACAAATACTTAAAGAAAAGCTCGATAGTCGCAGTTACTATCTAACCGCATTCACTGAAATATCAGCAACTGATTCAAGCCTTATCGAACAGTTTGAGTTAGAAAATAACAACATCACCTTACCGCTTAACAATCATCGTAAGCGCATTGACGCCGACATTGCCTTAGCTATTGATATTAATGCAAAAGTTATTGGCCATTTGCAGGTAAAAGATAGCAATAAGGAAATTAAACGGGTCGAAACTGGTGAACTTATTAACCTCCAGTTTTCGCAAACAGATTGGTTGATGGACCACCCTATTGAAGTACTTTATGCCGACAGTAATACCATTTACCAAATGGTGATCAGTCCCGTGCAACAACAATATGAAACCATCGGCCACATCGCCCTTGGTTACTCTATTAATACTGCACTAGCAAATGAGCTTGCTGGTTTGAGTAATTTTCATGTTGGCTTTGCTCTTGAAACAAACAAACAATGGCAATGGATAGCGCATAGTGACTCGATGACTGACACCACGGAATCGACGTTAACCGTGTCTCCATTTAATAGTAACCATAGTGATAATTTAATTGGTAAAAAACTGCCACTCGGTAGCATTGACGACAACCAAGTGAATGCGACGTTCTTTCAATCACGTTCGAACCTGATCGGTGCGATCCGCCAAGACAGTTTCAATATTTTTGTTTTAATCACTATTACGCTGGCAATCTCAATGCTCGGAGCATATTCGATAGCTAATGGTATTACCCGCCCTATTCGTTCGTTGGTCACCATTGCCAATAAAATTGCCAAAGGTAAATACGCACCAGCGGTTACTAGCGAAGTTGGTACGACATCCGAATTAACCCTTCTTGCCGAACAGTTCTCAATGATGCAGGACGCCATCAAAGAACGGGAAAAGGAAATCACTAGCCAAGCATTTCGCGATATGTTGTCAGGTTTACCTAACCGAAGTCAGTTTTATCGTGATGTGAACGATCTAAAACAGCCATTCTTATTGTGCCAAGTCAACTTACGTAGGTTGTCTGAAATCAATGATACCTTGGGACATGAAGTTGGCGATGAAGTCATTTTAGAAGTGGCTCAACGCTTACAAAAACTTGAAAAACCGCTCTATCACACGTCAGGTAACAGCTTTTTGGTACGTTTTGATAGTCACTCAATTGACGATATAAAAACATCTATCGATGCCATTAGCCAAGAGATGGAGCCAATTTTTGTTTACCAAAATATCTCAATCCACTTACAAGCCAATATTGGTGTAACCTTAAGTGATGGTTGGACACATGCTAACCAAGTGCTTAAGGAAGTCGACTCAGCTATGCAGTTGGCAAAACGTAATAATGTTATTTACCAAGTATACGATCGTCAAATCGACTTAAATACCTTAGATAGATTACAACTGGTCAACCGCCTGCGAGGCGCGATAGAAAATGATGAATTTGTCTTATTTTATCAGCCTAAATTAAACTTAGCCGATAACTCAGTGCAAGAAGTCGAAGCGTTAGTCCGCTGGAATCATCCAGTTAATGGCCTTATTACACCTGACTCTTTCATTCAAATAGCCGACCAAACCGGGCAAATGTCAGCGCTCAGTAAATGGGTGCTTAATGAAGCAATCAAGCAGCATAAACGCTGGCGAGATGACGGTATCGACTTGAAGGTCGCTATCAATATTTCACCAGAAAACCTACTTGATGATGAGTTTTGTCACTACTTGATCAACACCTTATCTGAAGATAGTCAGATCATCGATGCTCTTACCTTCGAAATCACCGAAGATGCGTTTGTCGATAACAACTCTAAAGCCATTGATAACCTATTAATGCTACGCCAGCACGGTGTTAACTTATCAATCGACGATTTTGGTACGGGCTACTCTTCGCTCGCTCAGTTGAAAAATCTACCGGTACAAGAGCTAAAAATCGATCGAGCTTTCATTCAACATTTAGTGCACCAGCCTGAAGATCAGTTGATTGCTGACTCCACCATCAAGCTGTCACATCAACTTGGCTTAGTGGTTGTCGCTGAAGGTGTAGAAAACCGTCAAACGCTCGACTGGTTACGTGAACAAAATTGTGAAAAGGCGCAGGGCTACTTTATCAGTCGCCCACTTTCTAGCGATAACCTAGAAAAATGGCTAGCGAAGACCGAATATAAGGTTAAGCAGCGTGTTGATAAAACGACTAAAAAGGTCAACGCAAAGGCGACGCCTAAACAGCAAACTACGACCGAGTAA
- a CDS encoding PEP-CTERM sorting domain-containing protein, with amino-acid sequence MKSTFIILLILTIVFSISAKAGVIEANTWNSNEEGGTVVGNYSVQIDNETHPGFIYFFVTVEPWNAEALGLFIDFGDFDASLAGDVDPLSNVIVQLIPQSDDGDPVDVSLLALDTESNDCGNGCNLNGFPIDGVEWEMVYRLNTNGSADPVQTTAWKIDIDAFSNETFKNFLRSDDALSADYIALRSQSVCSGDGTLDGSTTCGGSEKTYWTGGPRDPRTDIPEPHIWLMFGLGFIGLMISRRKNLQR; translated from the coding sequence ATGAAAAGCACGTTTATTATATTGTTGATATTGACAATAGTTTTTTCTATTTCAGCCAAAGCAGGTGTTATCGAGGCTAACACATGGAATAGTAATGAAGAAGGAGGTACAGTTGTTGGTAACTACAGTGTACAAATAGATAATGAAACTCATCCTGGTTTCATATATTTTTTCGTAACTGTCGAACCATGGAATGCTGAAGCTTTAGGTCTATTTATTGATTTTGGTGATTTTGATGCTAGTTTGGCGGGTGATGTCGATCCACTCTCTAATGTGATAGTGCAGTTAATACCTCAATCAGATGATGGTGACCCTGTAGATGTTTCGCTACTTGCTTTAGATACAGAGTCTAATGACTGTGGTAATGGTTGTAATTTGAACGGGTTTCCTATTGATGGCGTTGAATGGGAGATGGTTTACAGATTAAACACTAATGGTTCAGCAGATCCAGTTCAGACAACCGCTTGGAAAATAGATATCGACGCGTTTTCTAACGAAACTTTTAAAAACTTTTTGAGAAGTGATGACGCCTTAAGTGCCGATTATATAGCTTTACGCTCACAATCGGTATGTTCTGGTGATGGTACTTTAGATGGTAGCACTACGTGTGGAGGGAGTGAAAAAACTTATTGGACTGGTGGCCCTAGAGATCCACGAACCGACATACCTGAGCCTCATATTTGGTTAATGTTTGGTTTAGGATTTATTGGGCTTATGATTAGCCGCCGGAAAAACCTACAACGTTAA
- a CDS encoding integrase domain-containing protein: MKKHNTHSGRNFGYGKQLAYAGKQALNDRFGDDGKYATKASHHARFKQFATWCKAIGIVDARYIDSQHIAAYCKELNEQINSGDKSISYAQNQISSVNVVLSTMRSDNKLTVSPSKVLSQRTHIRESVPLSLDRNQYQQALGKLQNDEAKAAVMLAREFGLRLREVALFRPGEAIKQVNQLGHINIQRGTKGGRTADRLITPNNRQLETLHFVQAVVGKDHCLVDKVGKLTTWRNQLYKEYRDSGAQALLGKFHDNRAAFACEVYKQLTSKDAPVVYGKRMADKQSDLMARKHCSQLLGHNRVDVMASYIGSAK, from the coding sequence ATGAAAAAACACAACACACACTCTGGACGAAATTTTGGCTACGGAAAGCAACTCGCCTATGCGGGTAAACAAGCACTAAATGATAGGTTTGGCGATGATGGCAAGTATGCAACCAAAGCGAGTCATCACGCTCGCTTTAAGCAATTTGCCACATGGTGTAAAGCTATTGGCATCGTCGATGCTAGATACATTGATAGTCAACATATTGCGGCTTATTGCAAAGAACTCAACGAGCAAATCAACTCAGGGGACAAGTCGATAAGCTATGCACAGAATCAAATATCATCTGTCAATGTCGTACTATCAACGATGCGTAGTGACAATAAACTCACAGTCTCACCATCGAAAGTTTTGTCTCAGCGAACACATATAAGAGAGAGCGTTCCGCTGTCATTAGACAGAAACCAATATCAACAAGCTTTAGGGAAATTACAAAACGACGAAGCAAAAGCAGCGGTAATGTTAGCGCGTGAATTTGGTCTACGTCTTCGCGAAGTAGCTTTGTTTCGTCCGGGTGAAGCAATTAAGCAAGTTAATCAACTCGGACATATAAATATACAGCGAGGAACCAAGGGCGGACGGACAGCCGATCGCCTGATAACTCCGAATAATCGACAACTGGAAACCCTTCATTTTGTGCAAGCCGTGGTTGGTAAGGATCACTGCCTTGTTGATAAAGTTGGCAAGCTCACCACATGGCGAAACCAACTATACAAAGAATACAGAGATTCTGGTGCTCAGGCTCTGCTTGGTAAGTTCCACGATAACCGTGCCGCCTTCGCATGTGAAGTCTACAAACAGCTCACCTCCAAAGACGCGCCTGTTGTTTATGGTAAGCGAATGGCTGACAAACAATCCGACTTGATGGCTCGTAAGCATTGCTCTCAATTACTGGGACATAACCGAGTAGATGTTATGGCGAGCTATATAGGTTCGGCGAAATGA